A region from the Methylovorus glucosotrophus genome encodes:
- the fliF gene encoding flagellar basal-body MS-ring/collar protein FliF, with the protein MAAAPDAVVEAAPTGIFGQNTAVLTNKVLLALGVAAVVAVMVVFWLWSQQPEYRVLFSNYADKDGGAIVASLEQMNIPYKFSESGTAILVPASQVHQVRLKLAAQGLPKGGNIGFELLENQKFGVSQFVEQVNFQRGLEGELERSIQTISAVEVARIHLAIPKPSVFVRDQQKPTASVLLNLRPGRMLDQQQVSAIVHLVASSVPELPIANVTVVDQNGNLLSDTDKKAGRNNLDPTQLKYIDELQQNIVRRVESIIAPMVGAKNVHAEASAEVDFSTQEQAAETYRPNQAPDAMSVRSQQSNESQSTSPAGVGGVPGALSNQPPAPATAPLNTAVPANAGAPGAGTPANAAAANAANATPAVPVNTQKNVTTNYELDKTIRYVQQPMGGVKRLTVAVVVNHKQVVDKNGKVTNRPLTDAEKTEISDLAKQAMGFNQERGDSLTVVNSSFAGDQIEAIPDLPLWKQPENIEMAKEWLKMAAGLLVIFLLYRKLMKPMMQKLVKSDEKEALPAPGDDDAAVVTLTGAAEGAEGENMVGVPRKLAAKGYEQNLEAAKQLAKENPKLVASLVTNWVSKE; encoded by the coding sequence ATGGCTGCAGCACCTGACGCCGTTGTTGAAGCTGCCCCCACTGGCATATTTGGGCAGAACACGGCTGTATTGACCAACAAGGTTTTGCTCGCATTGGGCGTGGCCGCCGTGGTCGCTGTCATGGTGGTGTTCTGGCTATGGAGCCAGCAACCCGAATACCGTGTGTTGTTTTCCAATTATGCTGACAAGGATGGCGGCGCCATTGTCGCCTCGCTTGAGCAGATGAATATCCCCTACAAGTTTTCCGAGAGCGGCACCGCCATTCTGGTGCCAGCATCGCAAGTGCATCAAGTGCGACTGAAGCTTGCAGCCCAGGGCTTGCCCAAGGGCGGCAATATCGGCTTTGAGCTGCTTGAAAACCAGAAATTCGGGGTTTCCCAGTTTGTCGAGCAGGTGAATTTCCAGCGCGGCCTCGAAGGCGAGCTTGAGCGCAGCATCCAGACCATCTCCGCCGTTGAAGTGGCCCGTATTCACCTGGCGATTCCCAAGCCTTCCGTCTTTGTGCGCGATCAGCAAAAGCCCACTGCCAGTGTGCTGCTCAATCTGCGCCCAGGCCGCATGCTGGATCAGCAGCAGGTGAGCGCCATCGTGCACCTGGTGGCGAGCAGCGTGCCTGAGCTGCCGATTGCCAATGTGACCGTGGTCGACCAGAACGGCAATCTGTTGTCCGATACCGACAAAAAAGCTGGCCGCAATAATCTGGACCCAACGCAACTTAAATATATAGACGAGTTGCAGCAAAATATCGTGCGCCGCGTTGAGTCCATCATCGCGCCTATGGTCGGTGCCAAGAACGTGCATGCCGAAGCCAGTGCCGAGGTGGATTTCTCTACCCAGGAGCAGGCGGCTGAAACCTATCGTCCCAATCAGGCACCAGATGCCATGTCGGTGCGCAGCCAGCAATCTAATGAATCACAAAGTACCTCGCCGGCTGGCGTGGGTGGTGTCCCTGGTGCGCTGTCCAATCAGCCACCGGCACCAGCCACGGCACCGCTGAATACCGCTGTTCCAGCCAATGCCGGTGCGCCCGGCGCAGGCACGCCGGCGAATGCAGCGGCCGCCAACGCAGCCAATGCCACGCCTGCCGTACCGGTTAACACGCAAAAGAACGTCACCACCAATTACGAGCTGGATAAGACCATCCGCTATGTGCAACAACCCATGGGTGGCGTCAAACGTCTGACCGTGGCCGTGGTGGTGAATCACAAGCAGGTGGTGGACAAGAATGGCAAGGTGACCAACCGTCCACTGACCGATGCCGAGAAAACCGAGATCAGCGATCTTGCCAAGCAGGCCATGGGCTTCAACCAGGAACGTGGCGATTCGCTGACCGTGGTCAACAGCTCGTTTGCCGGTGATCAGATCGAAGCCATCCCTGATCTGCCATTGTGGAAGCAGCCAGAAAACATCGAGATGGCCAAAGAGTGGCTGAAGATGGCCGCAGGCCTGCTGGTAATCTTCCTGCTTTATCGTAAACTGATGAAACCGATGATGCAAAAGCTGGTAAAGTCGGATGAAAAGGAAGCCTTGCCCGCGCCCGGTGACGATGATGCCGCCGTGGTGACACTGACTGGTGCCGCTGAGGGAGCGGAGGGTGAAAATATGGTGGGTGTGCCGAGAAAGCTCGCCGCCAAGGGCTACGAACAAAATCTGGAAGCTGCCAAACAGCTGGCCAAGGAAAACCCTAAACTGGTCGCGAGTTTGGTAACGAATTGGGTGAGTAAAGAATGA
- a CDS encoding response regulator produces the protein MPADKKIKVIIADDHAILREGLKQILSETEDIEVIAEAQNASEAIHYACKLEADVLLLDISLPDRSGIDALRYIKKENTKIAILMLSMHREDQYAIRSLKAGAAGYLGKQGASSELVNAIRVIAKGKKYITPEVADALANQVMDTEKPLHESLSDREFQTLTLIASGLTVGEIALRLSLSVKTVSMYRTRLLEKMQLKHNAELTHYAIKNNLVD, from the coding sequence ATGCCTGCAGATAAAAAAATAAAGGTCATCATCGCCGATGATCATGCGATTCTTCGCGAAGGGCTGAAGCAGATATTGTCGGAAACCGAGGATATCGAAGTCATCGCCGAGGCGCAAAATGCCAGCGAGGCCATCCACTACGCCTGCAAACTTGAGGCCGATGTGCTTCTGCTGGATATTTCATTGCCGGACCGCAGTGGTATCGATGCGCTGCGCTATATCAAAAAGGAAAACACCAAGATTGCCATCCTCATGCTGTCCATGCATCGTGAGGATCAATACGCCATCCGCTCGCTCAAGGCCGGCGCGGCTGGCTATCTGGGCAAGCAGGGTGCCTCTTCCGAGCTGGTGAATGCGATCCGGGTGATCGCCAAGGGCAAGAAATACATTACGCCGGAAGTGGCGGATGCCCTGGCCAATCAGGTGATGGACACTGAAAAGCCCTTGCATGAATCGCTGTCCGACCGCGAATTCCAGACGCTGACGCTGATTGCCTCCGGCCTGACGGTGGGCGAGATTGCCCTGCGGCTGTCGCTATCCGTCAAAACCGTGAGCATGTACCGCACCCGGCTACTGGAAAAAATGCAGCTGAAGCACAACGCTGAACTCACGCACTACGCGATAAAAAACAATCTGGTCGATTAG
- the fliE gene encoding flagellar hook-basal body complex protein FliE: MAINGIDSSRIESMLAQIRAATQKPAMAPVAETTPASNTQSTPKVDFAETLKASLNQVNQSQLEAERLGKNFAMGDDSVSLSDVMIAGQKANISFQATLQVRNKLVSAYQDIMNMQV; encoded by the coding sequence ATGGCCATTAACGGAATAGATTCCAGCAGGATAGAATCCATGCTGGCGCAGATCAGAGCGGCAACGCAGAAGCCAGCCATGGCGCCTGTTGCTGAGACCACGCCTGCCAGCAACACGCAGAGCACACCCAAAGTCGACTTTGCCGAAACACTGAAAGCCAGCCTGAATCAGGTGAACCAGTCGCAACTGGAAGCGGAACGCCTGGGCAAGAATTTCGCCATGGGTGATGATTCGGTCAGCCTGTCCGATGTCATGATTGCCGGGCAGAAGGCCAATATTTCCTTCCAGGCCACCTTGCAGGTGCGCAATAAACTGGTGTCCGCCTACCAGGACATCATGAACATGCAGGTTTAA
- a CDS encoding flagellar protein FliT: MSESMEVQIYESVADVTGEMLLAAREHDWERLAQLEQRCADFVQQLKSCTEEHLSGPSLQRKIASIKKILADDREIRNLVDPWMVKLSAMISSNSNERRLGSSYRQ, encoded by the coding sequence ATGAGTGAATCCATGGAAGTCCAAATCTACGAGTCTGTGGCCGATGTCACTGGCGAAATGCTGCTGGCAGCGCGCGAACATGACTGGGAGCGCCTGGCACAGCTGGAGCAGCGCTGCGCGGATTTTGTGCAGCAACTGAAGTCCTGCACCGAAGAGCATTTGAGTGGGCCATCCTTGCAGCGCAAGATCGCCAGCATCAAGAAAATCCTGGCAGATGACCGTGAAATCCGCAATCTGGTGGATCCTTGGATGGTCAAGCTGTCGGCCATGATCAGCAGCAACAGCAACGAGCGTCGACTCGGTAGCAGTTATCGGCAGTAA
- the fliD gene encoding flagellar filament capping protein FliD, producing MATLTGLGSGSGLELETWVTALVNAEKGPLTQVTAQKTATQSKISAYGTLKSALSTFQTTISSLATASKFNLQTATSSDTSLFTATATGSATVGNYSINVTQLAQAHKIASSGFSSTNAVIGSGTLEISFGEYNSTTNTFSVNGSKTGATITIDSSNNTLAGVRDAINSANAGVTASIVNDGSTNGARLVVTSKETGASSSVKISVTDSDGNSSDASGLSQLAYDPTSTAGAGKNMTQSQAATNALLTVDGISVTKSSNTITDAIQGVTLNLLKVGTGTATNLNVATDTDGIVKNVQAFVDAYNALDTTIRNLTNFNATDSTKSGVLLGDSGARSISTQMKSIFTQTIDGTSTYSTLSQIGVGFQRDGKLALDSTKLKTALETNFSDISKLFGASGTTTDALTAYGGSSTATKAGTYAVTVTQLATQGTMVGGGAPNLTITAGSNDKVTFSIDGKDYSITLAAGTYASTQALADQVQQQLVSAGSLAQIGVDGGGALKITSPSYGSDSRITLNGGNGASDLFGSATSTTGVNVAGSINGVAATGTGQSLKGATGDDSEGLFVKILGGSTGSRGTITFSKGFASQLNEVTTNLLSDDGLLATRTDGLNSSITRLTKQEEALNDRLDAIEKRYRAQFSALDTLVASMKTTSSYLTQQLAQLSANS from the coding sequence ATGGCGACATTGACAGGATTAGGAAGTGGTTCCGGACTGGAGCTCGAGACCTGGGTGACGGCATTAGTCAACGCAGAAAAAGGCCCTCTTACCCAAGTAACCGCGCAAAAGACTGCAACGCAATCCAAGATATCGGCCTATGGCACCTTGAAAAGTGCGCTGTCAACTTTCCAGACCACGATCAGCAGTCTGGCAACCGCATCCAAATTCAACCTGCAAACGGCAACGTCCAGCGATACCAGCCTGTTCACGGCTACTGCCACCGGCAGTGCTACTGTGGGCAATTACTCGATCAATGTGACCCAGCTTGCCCAAGCGCACAAGATCGCTTCTTCCGGTTTTTCCTCGACCAACGCGGTAATCGGTAGCGGCACGCTGGAGATCAGCTTCGGCGAGTACAACAGCACCACCAATACCTTTAGCGTCAACGGCAGCAAAACCGGGGCGACCATCACCATTGACTCTTCCAATAACACCCTGGCTGGCGTGCGCGATGCGATCAATTCCGCCAATGCCGGTGTGACGGCGTCGATTGTGAATGACGGCTCCACCAATGGTGCGCGTCTGGTGGTGACCTCCAAAGAGACGGGTGCCTCCAGTAGCGTCAAGATCAGCGTAACCGATAGCGATGGCAACAGCAGCGATGCCAGCGGTCTTTCGCAGCTGGCCTACGACCCAACCAGCACGGCAGGCGCGGGCAAAAACATGACACAAAGCCAGGCTGCTACCAATGCCTTGCTGACAGTGGATGGCATCAGTGTCACCAAGTCCAGCAATACCATTACAGACGCGATTCAGGGCGTGACCCTCAATCTGCTCAAGGTAGGCACCGGCACCGCCACCAATCTGAATGTGGCTACCGATACGGATGGTATCGTCAAGAATGTGCAGGCGTTTGTCGATGCCTACAACGCCCTCGACACCACCATACGCAACCTGACCAATTTCAATGCGACAGACAGCACCAAGTCTGGCGTATTGCTGGGGGATTCTGGCGCACGCTCCATCTCCACCCAGATGAAAAGTATTTTTACCCAGACCATTGATGGCACCAGCACTTACAGCACCCTGTCGCAAATTGGCGTCGGCTTTCAGCGCGATGGCAAACTTGCGCTGGATAGCACCAAGCTCAAGACTGCTCTGGAAACCAATTTCTCTGATATTTCAAAACTGTTTGGTGCCAGCGGCACGACCACGGATGCGCTGACTGCATACGGCGGCAGCTCCACCGCTACCAAGGCCGGTACCTATGCCGTGACGGTGACACAGCTGGCCACCCAGGGCACCATGGTGGGCGGTGGCGCCCCTAACCTGACGATTACCGCCGGCAGCAACGACAAGGTGACCTTTTCGATTGACGGCAAGGACTACAGCATTACGCTCGCCGCAGGCACTTATGCCAGCACCCAGGCCCTGGCTGACCAGGTGCAGCAGCAGCTGGTGAGTGCAGGTTCCCTGGCCCAGATTGGCGTGGATGGCGGCGGTGCGCTGAAAATCACTTCGCCCAGCTACGGTTCTGATTCGCGGATTACGTTGAATGGTGGCAATGGTGCCAGCGATCTGTTTGGCAGTGCCACTTCCACCACCGGTGTGAATGTCGCCGGCTCGATCAATGGCGTTGCCGCTACCGGCACAGGGCAGAGCTTGAAGGGCGCGACGGGTGACGATTCTGAAGGCCTGTTCGTCAAGATTCTGGGTGGCAGCACCGGCAGTCGCGGCACGATTACCTTCAGCAAGGGCTTCGCCAGCCAGTTGAATGAAGTCACGACCAATCTGCTGAGCGACGATGGCTTGCTCGCGACGCGTACCGATGGTCTGAACAGCTCAATAACTCGTTTGACCAAGCAGGAGGAGGCCTTGAATGATCGTCTGGATGCGATTGAAAAACGCTACCGCGCCCAGTTCAGCGCGTTGGATACTCTGGTCGCCAGCATGAAAACGACGAGCAGCTACCTGACCCAGCAGCTCGCGCAACTTTCGGCAAACAGCTAA
- a CDS encoding flagellar protein FlaG, translating into MSIANINAYTYGAGSSPQGLGGGRAAATVSAPAQTTAAQNDTNKTASDKDIAAAVKTLNSFISPVAQSVQFSMDQDSGKVVVKVVDTETNKVLRQIPNEEVLAISKTLDKLQGLVIKQTA; encoded by the coding sequence ATGTCGATCGCAAATATAAATGCATATACATATGGCGCTGGCAGCAGCCCCCAGGGTTTGGGTGGCGGCAGGGCAGCAGCGACAGTGTCAGCACCAGCCCAGACAACGGCTGCGCAAAACGACACCAACAAGACAGCGAGTGATAAGGATATTGCAGCGGCGGTAAAAACGCTGAACAGTTTTATTTCACCCGTGGCACAGAGTGTGCAATTTTCCATGGATCAGGATTCCGGAAAAGTCGTGGTGAAAGTAGTGGATACAGAAACAAACAAAGTGTTGCGGCAAATCCCCAACGAAGAAGTGCTGGCGATTTCCAAGACGCTGGATAAATTGCAAGGTCTGGTTATTAAACAAACGGCTTGA
- the fliS gene encoding flagellar export chaperone FliS — translation MFGSSRGVNEYSRVGVETGVVSADPHKLVVMLYDGAMTACHTAVMHMEAKDFERKSAMISKAIMVIESGLRLSLDKKAGGEIATSLDALYGYMSDRLYMANIKNDPSLIQEVIRLLGDLKSAWEAIGIQVSPDNTQFQRVQNYAKAS, via the coding sequence ATGTTTGGATCTAGTCGTGGTGTGAATGAATATTCCCGGGTTGGCGTTGAAACCGGCGTGGTCTCCGCCGACCCCCACAAGCTGGTGGTGATGTTATATGACGGTGCCATGACGGCCTGCCACACCGCCGTGATGCATATGGAAGCCAAGGATTTTGAACGCAAGAGTGCCATGATCTCCAAGGCGATCATGGTGATTGAGAGCGGCCTGCGCCTGAGTCTGGACAAAAAAGCCGGTGGCGAGATTGCCACCAGTCTGGATGCGCTGTACGGCTATATGAGCGACCGTCTCTATATGGCCAATATTAAAAATGATCCATCGCTGATACAGGAAGTCATACGCCTGTTGGGCGATCTCAAGAGTGCCTGGGAAGCCATTGGTATCCAGGTTTCACCTGACAACACCCAGTTTCAGCGTGTACAAAATTACGCAAAGGCATCGTGA
- a CDS encoding flagellin: MAAVINTNIASLNAQRNLSSSQSSLNTSLQRLSSGLRVNSAKDDAAGMSIATRMDSQVRGQTVAIRNANDAISFAQTSEGALGKVTDALQRMRELAVQSANATNGTGDRSNLDAEFQQLASEITRLGTDTKFNGIAVFGSTSMTFQVGADSGQTITVSAVAASSISGNILTDTAANTALSAIDTALNTANTNRATLGAVQNRFESVISALQVSVENQSAAKSRIMDADFAAETANLTRTQILQQAGTAMLAQANTVPQNVLTLLRG; this comes from the coding sequence ATGGCTGCTGTAATTAACACCAACATCGCCTCGCTGAATGCTCAACGTAACCTGTCGTCTTCTCAGTCGAGCCTGAATACTTCGCTGCAACGTTTGTCTTCTGGTCTGCGCGTAAACAGCGCTAAGGATGACGCTGCTGGTATGTCCATCGCAACGCGTATGGACTCCCAGGTTCGCGGTCAAACGGTTGCGATCCGTAACGCTAACGATGCGATCTCTTTCGCACAAACTTCTGAAGGCGCGCTGGGTAAAGTAACCGATGCACTGCAACGTATGCGTGAACTGGCTGTGCAATCTGCCAACGCCACCAACGGTACTGGTGACCGTTCTAACCTGGATGCTGAATTCCAGCAACTGGCTAGTGAAATCACACGTCTGGGCACTGACACCAAGTTTAACGGTATCGCTGTGTTCGGTTCTACCAGCATGACCTTCCAGGTGGGTGCAGATAGTGGTCAAACCATCACCGTTAGCGCAGTAGCAGCATCTTCGATCTCAGGCAACATCCTGACTGACACGGCTGCCAACACTGCACTGTCTGCGATTGATACGGCCCTGAACACTGCCAATACCAACCGCGCTACGCTGGGTGCTGTGCAAAACCGCTTTGAGTCTGTGATCAGCGCCTTGCAAGTATCGGTTGAAAACCAGTCGGCAGCCAAGTCACGGATCATGGATGCAGACTTTGCGGCAGAAACCGCCAACCTGACCCGTACGCAGATTCTGCAACAGGCAGGTACCGCGATGTTGGCCCAGGCTAACACCGTACCGCAAAACGTGCTGACCCTCCTGAGAGGCTAA
- a CDS encoding histidine kinase, with product MSDEAYLVDANNMQLACVSSQALVSHQCTLTQLHAMPLHAVLGMPETELVQWQAQCVKQPSGAPLTTLLLPKADGEKGRRAGDSTKVSFFEAEGRSWMLVMKNSVSRSAMQALDDSESRFQAIVANTPGLVFQFRLLGPGRLGFIYLSEACYAVLGITEAELTKTPSQFYRLMAEEDRPSFREALLTSANEMKVLNWEGRIWIKAWQDTKWINLRGSPIKLHNGEVQWGGIITNITQSKNEKLEIERSRQRMAELSAHLTQVKEQERRRIAREIHDDLGGNLTAIKIGLTSIIKRINPDEPKLVEKALNLESIVDRTFDIVHRIASDLRPDVLELGIVAALEWQCGQFEKQFSLPCRFYSSQTELAVSADEAITLFRICQEAMSNIAKHARARQVEVELLVEDRDIMLRIVDDGQGIRMQDQHKANSFGLRGMRERVAALDGSLEVEKRVRGGTAVQVKIPRSLK from the coding sequence ATGTCGGATGAAGCGTATCTGGTGGATGCCAACAACATGCAACTGGCCTGCGTCAGCAGCCAGGCGCTGGTCAGTCATCAATGCACGCTGACGCAATTGCATGCGATGCCATTGCATGCGGTGCTCGGAATGCCCGAGACCGAGCTTGTGCAATGGCAGGCCCAGTGTGTGAAACAACCATCCGGCGCACCGTTGACGACGCTGTTATTACCCAAGGCCGATGGCGAAAAAGGGCGGCGTGCAGGCGACAGCACAAAAGTGAGCTTTTTTGAGGCCGAAGGGCGGTCCTGGATGCTGGTCATGAAAAACAGCGTCAGCCGCTCTGCCATGCAGGCGCTGGATGACAGCGAGTCGCGCTTTCAGGCGATTGTGGCCAACACGCCGGGTCTGGTATTCCAGTTCAGATTGCTGGGGCCTGGTCGGCTGGGCTTTATCTATCTGAGCGAGGCCTGTTATGCCGTGCTGGGCATTACCGAAGCCGAGCTGACCAAGACGCCGTCGCAGTTTTACCGGCTGATGGCAGAAGAAGACCGGCCATCGTTCCGTGAAGCCTTGCTGACCTCGGCCAATGAAATGAAAGTATTGAACTGGGAAGGCCGCATCTGGATCAAGGCCTGGCAGGATACCAAGTGGATCAACCTGCGCGGCAGCCCCATCAAGCTGCACAATGGCGAGGTGCAGTGGGGCGGCATCATTACCAACATCACGCAGAGCAAAAACGAAAAACTCGAGATTGAACGTTCACGCCAGCGCATGGCGGAGCTGTCTGCCCACCTGACACAGGTGAAAGAGCAGGAGCGTCGGCGCATTGCGCGCGAGATACATGATGATCTCGGCGGCAACCTGACCGCGATCAAGATCGGCCTTACCTCCATTATCAAGCGTATCAATCCCGACGAACCCAAGCTGGTGGAGAAGGCACTCAATCTGGAAAGCATTGTCGATCGCACCTTTGATATCGTGCATCGCATTGCCAGTGACTTGCGGCCGGATGTGCTGGAGCTGGGAATAGTCGCGGCGCTGGAGTGGCAATGCGGGCAATTTGAAAAGCAGTTTTCCTTGCCATGCCGGTTTTACAGCTCGCAGACCGAGCTTGCTGTCAGTGCCGATGAGGCGATCACGCTATTCCGCATCTGCCAGGAGGCGATGTCCAATATCGCCAAGCATGCCAGGGCCAGGCAGGTGGAAGTTGAGCTTCTGGTGGAAGACCGCGATATCATGCTGCGTATCGTCGATGACGGCCAGGGCATCCGCATGCAGGACCAGCATAAAGCCAACTCTTTTGGTCTGCGGGGCATGCGGGAGCGCGTCGCTGCGCTGGATGGCAGTCTTGAAGTCGAAAAACGTGTACGTGGGGGTACAGCGGTGCAGGTTAAAATTCCACGCAGTCTCAAGTAA
- a CDS encoding flagellar hook-length control protein FliK, whose protein sequence is MQIKLSDTPGVAPVSRVTQALPTVRVADTVQDVDFRFNQFIKGQDYLAQVMSRADPRHFNVEVGGTLLKMDLGSQARVGQNLTLRFLDETPTPTFQLMSSLTAEAEPDIALSSAARLIDSKLQEAQKQGVPTRFEATGIVSQSPQAPQQMAQDLKQALTLTGLFYESHLKSFAEGGRPLAAILQEPQNQPNSNAGTMLLPQQLSVLENSRVNWRGEVWPGQQMNWSVEVQQQTQQSQQQAQASSASIAQTAQAQAFNQPSPLQQSMLPNPALNQPLLYQPPSVPVEQRGNQQDTATDHATAQLDYEPEVSSELTLDLPQLGRVSARLRVVNGHMSIQLQAQQIDTLQTMRARRHQLFEALEQSGQTIDALVVVRDGE, encoded by the coding sequence ATGCAGATCAAGCTATCGGATACGCCAGGAGTTGCGCCGGTTAGCCGGGTAACCCAGGCGCTGCCTACGGTCAGGGTTGCCGATACTGTTCAGGATGTCGATTTTCGTTTCAATCAATTCATCAAGGGCCAGGATTATCTGGCCCAGGTGATGTCCCGTGCCGATCCGCGGCATTTCAATGTGGAAGTTGGCGGCACGCTGCTCAAGATGGACCTGGGTTCGCAGGCCAGGGTAGGGCAAAACCTCACCCTGCGTTTTCTGGATGAAACGCCGACCCCCACCTTTCAGCTCATGTCATCGCTTACTGCAGAGGCCGAGCCCGACATTGCCCTCAGTTCTGCCGCCCGACTGATCGACAGCAAATTGCAGGAAGCCCAGAAGCAGGGCGTTCCTACCCGGTTTGAGGCCACAGGCATTGTCAGCCAATCGCCACAGGCGCCGCAGCAAATGGCGCAGGATCTCAAGCAGGCCCTCACGCTGACCGGGCTGTTTTATGAATCGCATCTCAAATCCTTTGCCGAAGGTGGGCGCCCCCTGGCGGCGATCCTGCAAGAGCCACAGAATCAACCCAACTCCAACGCTGGTACCATGCTGTTGCCGCAGCAGCTTTCCGTGCTGGAAAACAGCCGGGTGAACTGGCGCGGCGAGGTTTGGCCAGGCCAGCAGATGAACTGGTCGGTGGAGGTGCAACAACAGACGCAGCAATCCCAGCAACAGGCGCAAGCGTCATCGGCATCCATCGCCCAAACCGCACAAGCACAGGCATTCAATCAGCCATCGCCGTTGCAGCAATCCATGTTGCCCAATCCTGCTCTCAATCAGCCCTTGCTGTACCAGCCGCCCTCGGTGCCGGTGGAGCAGCGCGGCAATCAGCAGGATACGGCTACCGATCACGCCACCGCGCAGCTGGATTACGAACCTGAAGTCAGCAGCGAGCTGACGCTGGACTTGCCACAACTGGGACGCGTCAGCGCCCGCCTGCGCGTGGTGAATGGCCACATGAGCATACAGCTGCAGGCGCAGCAGATCGATACGCTGCAAACCATGCGCGCACGTCGGCATCAGCTGTTTGAGGCATTGGAACAAAGCGGGCAAACGATAGATGCCTTGGTGGTGGTGCGTGATGGCGAATAA
- a CDS encoding EscU/YscU/HrcU family type III secretion system export apparatus switch protein, with product MANKPAEAGLTQQAIALAYETGDFAPRVVAKGRGLVAEQIIARAREHDVFVHESKELVSLLMQIDLDDHIPPKLYMAIAEILAWLYRLEQDADAEPPQYHP from the coding sequence ATGGCGAATAAACCGGCCGAAGCGGGTCTGACCCAGCAGGCGATAGCCCTGGCCTACGAGACCGGTGACTTTGCGCCGCGTGTGGTGGCCAAAGGCCGTGGGCTGGTGGCGGAGCAGATTATTGCGCGGGCGCGCGAGCATGATGTGTTTGTGCATGAATCCAAGGAGCTGGTGTCCTTGCTGATGCAGATTGATCTGGACGACCATATCCCGCCCAAACTGTATATGGCGATTGCGGAGATTCTGGCCTGGCTCTATCGGCTGGAGCAGGATGCGGACGCGGAGCCGCCGCAATACCACCCCTGA